From the Candidatus Anstonellales archaeon genome, one window contains:
- a CDS encoding DNA topoisomerase IV subunit A — MGKRSVENENETLTPLNKLISLGQKMVSEIKEGKSPTFQTVLRSKGNVIYDEGVGYLRLGNKIEKRTFVNVGQARKFMQTVAIASKCAKFLKENSHTSIRGLFYQLKFSLGEDLDEELFSEQSESNPLIEDLEVSLNVKREDLNLSTDRKGVVAGPLVLLDKFGGEEIEIDCTKQGRSGWMIPSDVDNGMEFLSIDADYVLVVEKDAMWQRLNEDKFWKKENCILISPKGQASRGCRRLIRKLASKKLPVYCFTDCDAWGWYIYWTIKTGSMNLAYIANDVAVPESKFIGVTMRDIKDYDFLSKLTIKAKEVDIKRAEEMLEYPWIKAHKEWIEELKQVLRTKQKIEQDALQGPRLSFVGEYLKEKIEKKKFLP, encoded by the coding sequence ATGGGAAAGCGGAGTGTAGAAAATGAGAATGAAACACTAACTCCACTAAATAAACTTATCTCATTAGGACAGAAAATGGTTTCTGAAATAAAAGAAGGTAAGAGCCCAACATTCCAGACTGTGCTACGGTCAAAAGGTAACGTTATCTATGATGAAGGAGTCGGTTACTTAAGACTTGGAAACAAAATAGAAAAACGTACATTTGTAAATGTAGGTCAAGCACGCAAATTTATGCAAACTGTTGCAATAGCAAGCAAATGTGCTAAATTCCTCAAAGAAAATTCCCATACTTCAATAAGAGGTCTCTTCTATCAACTCAAATTTTCTCTTGGTGAAGATTTAGATGAAGAGCTATTTTCAGAACAATCAGAATCCAATCCCCTCATAGAAGACTTGGAAGTTTCACTCAACGTAAAGCGAGAGGATCTCAATCTAAGCACGGATAGGAAAGGAGTTGTAGCGGGTCCTCTCGTCCTTCTTGATAAGTTTGGAGGGGAAGAAATAGAAATTGACTGTACAAAACAAGGGAGAAGCGGGTGGATGATTCCATCGGATGTAGATAACGGAATGGAGTTTTTGAGCATTGACGCAGATTATGTTCTTGTCGTTGAGAAAGATGCTATGTGGCAGAGACTTAATGAGGACAAATTCTGGAAGAAAGAAAACTGCATTCTTATCAGCCCTAAGGGCCAAGCCTCGCGGGGTTGTCGCAGATTAATCAGAAAGCTTGCAAGCAAAAAACTTCCAGTATATTGTTTTACAGACTGTGATGCGTGGGGGTGGTATATATATTGGACAATTAAAACAGGGAGCATGAACTTAGCTTACATTGCAAATGATGTTGCAGTTCCAGAGTCAAAATTCATCGGAGTGACTATGCGCGATATAAAAGATTATGATTTTCTATCCAAGCTCACCATAAAGGCGAAGGAAGTCGACATAAAGCGAGCTGAAGAAATGCTCGAATACCCTTGGATTAAAGCTCATAAAGAGTGGATAGAGGAGTTAAAACAAGTTTTACGGACCAAGCAAAAAATAGAGCAAGACGCACTTCAGGGTCCTCGCCTTTCATTTGTAGGTGAGTACCTAAAAGAAAAAA
- the top6B gene encoding DNA topoisomerase VI subunit B, producing the protein MVSTEKIFSEFKEHSVAEFFKKNKQMLGFSGKIRSLTTIVHEYVTNSLDACEEARILPDIKVEIFSSSDKEGVYKVRVEDNGPGIPKQHLGKALGMMLAGTKFHRYAQQRGQQGIGASGCTMYAQLTTGKPILAVSRYDKKKITCNISIDFKTNRPNMENMVEEDLSEEAHGLVIEGEFGECKYDKSSYGVFEYIKRTALANPHANILFVGPDGQSVTFPRSSEEIPPKPKEVLPHPLGLSTYDIIDYAHRDTQSTRISSFLQSRFSRVSSSKVKELEAIAKGVDFKKKPTELEWAEAEELVNAIKSVKWIAPATDSLIPIGKAQIEKSLKNILNPQFLVVSERSPKIYRGGVPFLVEIALAYGGDAGRQSGDIREGDIIRYANRAPLVFDSAGCAITKAVKEIDWRRYGIRDFDQEPLTVFINLVSVHVPYTGAGKQAIAEEEEIVSEIKNAVMETARQLQKYLHGLIRESEKSGRKKAIMRYVSQLALDLAELSGEASANELEKRMIKLIEEKFSSLTIEEDSEEYDDEPVKEEEAKEEDL; encoded by the coding sequence ATGGTATCAACAGAAAAAATATTCTCAGAATTTAAGGAGCATTCAGTAGCCGAATTTTTCAAAAAAAACAAACAGATGCTAGGATTCTCTGGAAAAATTCGATCACTAACAACTATTGTTCACGAATACGTCACTAATTCACTTGACGCTTGCGAAGAAGCTCGCATTCTTCCAGACATCAAAGTTGAGATTTTTTCTTCCTCTGACAAAGAAGGAGTTTATAAAGTGAGAGTTGAAGACAACGGCCCAGGCATCCCAAAACAGCACCTAGGAAAAGCCCTTGGAATGATGCTTGCAGGAACAAAGTTCCACAGATATGCTCAACAAAGAGGTCAGCAAGGGATAGGTGCATCAGGTTGCACAATGTACGCACAACTTACGACCGGAAAACCTATTCTTGCTGTTTCAAGATATGATAAAAAGAAAATAACGTGCAATATCTCAATAGACTTCAAGACCAACAGACCAAATATGGAAAACATGGTAGAAGAAGACTTATCAGAAGAGGCTCACGGCTTAGTAATCGAAGGAGAATTCGGGGAATGCAAATATGATAAGAGTAGCTATGGCGTCTTTGAATATATAAAGAGAACAGCACTCGCAAATCCACATGCAAACATTTTGTTCGTTGGTCCGGATGGTCAATCAGTAACTTTTCCACGGAGTTCCGAAGAAATACCTCCAAAGCCAAAAGAAGTCCTCCCTCATCCGCTTGGGCTCTCGACTTATGATATTATCGATTACGCGCACAGAGATACACAAAGCACTCGAATAAGTTCATTTCTCCAGTCAAGATTCTCCAGAGTTTCATCATCGAAAGTAAAAGAGTTGGAGGCAATAGCAAAAGGAGTCGATTTTAAAAAGAAGCCAACAGAGCTGGAATGGGCAGAAGCAGAAGAACTTGTAAATGCCATCAAATCAGTAAAGTGGATAGCTCCAGCGACTGACTCCCTTATTCCAATAGGCAAGGCTCAGATAGAAAAATCGCTCAAAAATATCTTAAACCCACAATTTCTTGTAGTTTCAGAACGCTCACCAAAGATATACCGGGGGGGAGTGCCATTTCTTGTAGAGATAGCGCTTGCTTATGGTGGGGATGCAGGTAGGCAAAGCGGTGATATACGGGAGGGAGATATAATAAGATACGCAAATCGAGCTCCGTTGGTTTTTGATTCTGCCGGTTGTGCAATAACAAAAGCCGTAAAAGAAATAGACTGGAGGAGATATGGCATCCGTGATTTTGACCAAGAACCTCTTACAGTCTTTATAAACCTCGTTTCAGTTCATGTTCCTTATACAGGAGCAGGTAAGCAAGCAATAGCAGAAGAGGAGGAAATAGTTTCAGAAATTAAAAATGCAGTAATGGAAACTGCCCGACAACTCCAAAAATACCTCCATGGCTTAATAAGAGAAAGCGAAAAGAGTGGAAGAAAGAAAGCCATAATGCGTTATGTTTCACAATTGGCTCTTGATTTAGCAGAGCTCTCAGGAGAAGCAAGTGCCAATGAACTTGAAAAAAGAATGATTAAACTGATAGAAGAGAAATTCTCTTCACTGACAATAGAAGAAGATTCCGAAGAATACGATGATGAACCGGTGAAAGAGGAGGAAGCGAAAGAAGAAGATCTGTGA
- a CDS encoding site-specific DNA-methyltransferase: MQEEWDIFNKDDFFKFNVEWLTECFRILKHGGSLWVCGSFHNIYQVGYIIQQMSDLKINNSIVWFKPNAQPNITCRFFTESTEHLIWASKNGNGQKWTFNYEDTKNLIYDALNPKGKQKRNVWCIPLTPKKEKWAGEHPTQKPEELLRRIIISCTKPGDLILDPFLGSGTTSVVAKKLGRNSIGIEKELKYLEIIKKRLSPTQKTLNESEVEIIK, translated from the coding sequence ATGCAAGAGGAATGGGATATTTTCAACAAAGATGATTTCTTTAAATTTAATGTTGAATGGCTCACAGAATGCTTTAGAATTTTGAAACACGGAGGTAGTTTATGGGTCTGTGGTTCATTCCACAATATCTACCAGGTAGGTTACATTATTCAACAGATGTCTGATCTAAAGATAAACAATAGTATAGTTTGGTTTAAGCCAAACGCCCAACCAAATATTACTTGCCGATTTTTTACAGAAAGTACAGAGCATTTAATTTGGGCATCCAAAAATGGAAATGGGCAGAAATGGACTTTTAATTATGAAGATACAAAAAATTTAATTTATGACGCTCTTAATCCTAAAGGAAAACAAAAGAGAAATGTTTGGTGTATTCCATTAACACCTAAAAAAGAAAAATGGGCTGGAGAACATCCAACACAAAAGCCCGAAGAATTATTAAGAAGAATTATTATATCTTGTACCAAACCAGGTGATTTAATTTTAGATCCTTTTCTAGGTTCTGGGACAACTTCAGTAGTAGCTAAAAAATTAGGTAGAAATTCAATAGGCATAGAAAAAGAATTAAAATATTTAGAAATAATAAAAAAGAGGCTATCACCAACACAAAAAACATTAAATGAGTCAGAAGTAGAAATAATAAAATGA
- a CDS encoding DNA polymerase II large subunit has translation MLVADEEMQKYFSLLRHELESAYEIASLARKKGFDPACGVEIKIAEDVAGRVEGIVGPPGIAQEIRKLESVGLERTTIAYEIVKRICAGEFISGPKEKLIDQAVRTGVGILTEGVLVAPTEGIAKIRIIKNQDDSECLALYFAGPIRSAGGTIAALSVVLGDVARRQLGIGDFRATDDEIERYVEECEIYNARCARLQYKPPDEHIRHIIKNCPVCIEGEPTEKIEVAVKRDLKRLVKDSHGRTISEDITNRIRGGIALVVCEGIAQKASKVLKYAKKFGLDWDWLEAVIRIGKKEGIIKIKPNTTFLDELVAGRPIFAYPMQAGGFRLRYGRTRATGIMAKAVHPATMVILDSFLAVGTQMKVERPGKGCVVSPCDSIEGPVVKLLDGSVVKLNSTEEATAVLGKIDKILFLGDLLVSVGDFIKSNHPLIPSAWCFEWYSQICASKGIRAKPNPSADEAFRLSEEHNIPLHPLYTYFWHDITEEELLLLAKYLLSAKISRDWLGGIKHIALPLGEGKEILEKLCVLHTVSEGEVIIGKENALALLKSLGLLVENSLSFERFDKIFSENRGSGVMSILNKTSGVIVKEKAPTYIGARMGRPEKAKRREMKPPVHVLFPLGRTIKHRSIIKTYKSLRERPTAEGHGISVEIARLKCSQCSKINVTKLCSCGGLCDFVYICPKCGKERYQEWCSLCNVNCKFYEERPINFEEVFEEAKRRLGITEPNSLPDEVKGVKGLISTFKIPERIEKGILRAKHKLSIFRDGTCRFDSTDVPLTHFYPREIGTPVSRLKELGYTHDYKGEDLKSEDQLVELKPQDIILSQAGGEYFTHVAAFIDDLLVSLYGLEPYYKIKSPADLVGKLFIGISPHTSAGILCRLIGFTKARVGFAHPYFHTAKRRNADGDEDSLILLLDALLNFSLYYVPESRGGTMDATRVLTAVIDPLEVDDESHSMEICNELPLAFYEASEKYLSPSELTIKLVKDTLGTQDQYRGLLFTHQTSSIDAGPLTTTYIKFKDMEEKVDAQLSLERRLRSVDVRDVAERIILSHFLPDLYGNLRAFSRQKFRCVSCNEKYRRIPLVGKCTKCGDKLLLTVNRGGIEKYLEVSKRMIKLYELPSYLKQRLELLEDEIESIFVDEKSKQSDLSEFM, from the coding sequence ATGCTTGTAGCAGATGAAGAAATGCAGAAATATTTTTCGCTTCTTAGGCACGAACTAGAAAGTGCCTACGAAATTGCTTCACTGGCAAGGAAAAAAGGTTTTGACCCTGCTTGTGGGGTCGAAATAAAGATAGCTGAAGACGTTGCTGGAAGAGTTGAAGGGATAGTTGGACCACCAGGAATTGCCCAAGAAATCCGTAAGCTGGAATCAGTAGGTTTGGAGAGAACCACTATTGCATATGAGATAGTAAAGAGAATATGTGCGGGTGAGTTCATCTCAGGACCTAAAGAAAAGCTGATAGACCAAGCAGTCAGAACCGGTGTTGGTATCCTTACAGAAGGCGTACTCGTTGCTCCTACAGAAGGAATAGCTAAAATCCGCATCATAAAAAATCAAGATGATTCAGAGTGTCTTGCTCTTTATTTTGCAGGCCCAATTCGGTCGGCTGGCGGAACAATAGCCGCGCTTTCAGTGGTACTGGGGGATGTTGCAAGAAGGCAGCTTGGCATTGGAGATTTTCGGGCTACTGATGATGAAATAGAAAGATATGTCGAGGAATGCGAAATATACAACGCTCGCTGCGCAAGACTCCAATATAAACCTCCAGATGAACATATCCGGCACATAATAAAAAATTGTCCTGTGTGCATAGAGGGAGAACCAACAGAAAAAATAGAGGTTGCTGTTAAGCGCGACCTGAAAAGGCTTGTTAAGGATTCCCACGGAAGAACCATAAGTGAGGATATTACCAATAGGATACGTGGAGGAATAGCTCTTGTCGTGTGCGAAGGAATAGCTCAAAAAGCAAGCAAAGTTTTAAAATATGCAAAGAAATTTGGTCTTGACTGGGATTGGCTTGAAGCCGTTATCCGCATTGGGAAAAAAGAGGGAATAATAAAAATAAAGCCAAATACTACATTCTTAGATGAGCTGGTTGCGGGTAGGCCAATATTTGCCTATCCCATGCAGGCAGGGGGGTTTCGCCTTAGATATGGTAGAACAAGAGCAACAGGCATAATGGCAAAGGCAGTGCATCCTGCTACGATGGTAATTTTGGACTCATTTCTTGCAGTTGGAACGCAGATGAAAGTTGAGCGCCCGGGAAAGGGTTGCGTTGTTTCTCCATGCGATTCGATAGAGGGGCCAGTTGTAAAACTCTTGGATGGTTCAGTTGTCAAGTTAAATTCTACAGAAGAAGCAACAGCTGTGCTAGGCAAAATAGATAAAATCCTATTTCTTGGAGATTTATTGGTTTCTGTCGGCGATTTTATCAAATCTAACCACCCATTAATTCCAAGTGCTTGGTGTTTTGAGTGGTATTCCCAAATATGCGCCTCAAAAGGCATTCGAGCAAAGCCAAATCCTAGTGCAGACGAAGCTTTTAGACTATCAGAAGAACATAATATACCTCTTCATCCGTTATACACCTACTTCTGGCATGATATAACTGAAGAAGAACTTCTTCTTCTTGCAAAATACCTTTTGTCTGCCAAAATATCCCGCGACTGGCTTGGTGGAATTAAACACATAGCTCTTCCGCTTGGAGAAGGCAAAGAAATTTTAGAAAAACTTTGCGTTCTTCATACTGTCTCAGAGGGAGAGGTTATAATAGGGAAAGAAAACGCATTGGCACTTCTCAAATCGTTGGGTCTGCTTGTTGAAAATTCCCTAAGCTTTGAGCGATTTGATAAAATATTTTCAGAAAACCGCGGTAGCGGGGTTATGAGCATACTAAACAAAACTTCAGGTGTTATTGTCAAAGAGAAAGCCCCGACCTATATCGGTGCGCGAATGGGCAGGCCGGAGAAGGCCAAAAGAAGAGAGATGAAACCGCCTGTTCACGTTCTATTTCCCCTAGGCCGAACAATAAAACACAGAAGCATTATCAAAACATACAAAAGCCTTCGCGAGCGCCCTACTGCTGAAGGACACGGTATCAGTGTGGAGATTGCAAGACTAAAGTGTTCACAATGCAGTAAAATAAACGTAACCAAACTCTGTAGCTGTGGAGGTTTGTGCGATTTTGTATATATTTGCCCAAAGTGTGGAAAAGAAAGATACCAGGAATGGTGTAGCCTTTGCAATGTAAACTGTAAATTTTATGAAGAACGCCCAATCAACTTTGAGGAGGTGTTTGAGGAAGCGAAGAGAAGACTAGGTATAACTGAGCCCAATAGTCTACCGGACGAAGTCAAAGGAGTAAAAGGCCTGATATCAACATTCAAGATTCCTGAACGAATTGAGAAAGGAATATTGCGCGCTAAACACAAATTATCAATATTCAGAGATGGAACGTGCAGATTTGATTCCACTGATGTCCCTCTAACTCACTTCTATCCAAGAGAAATCGGCACCCCAGTTTCAAGGCTAAAAGAGCTGGGCTATACTCATGATTACAAAGGCGAGGATCTAAAAAGCGAGGACCAACTTGTTGAACTCAAGCCTCAAGATATTATACTATCGCAAGCAGGTGGCGAATACTTCACGCATGTGGCAGCCTTCATTGACGATCTCCTAGTCTCCCTTTACGGATTAGAACCTTACTATAAAATAAAATCCCCAGCTGACCTTGTCGGAAAACTTTTTATCGGAATATCCCCGCACACATCCGCAGGTATCTTGTGCCGGCTTATTGGTTTTACTAAAGCACGCGTAGGATTTGCCCATCCTTATTTTCATACCGCTAAAAGAAGAAATGCAGACGGAGATGAAGACTCGCTCATTCTTCTTTTGGACGCACTTTTAAACTTCTCTCTGTATTACGTACCAGAATCCAGAGGCGGAACCATGGATGCTACGCGCGTGCTTACTGCTGTGATTGACCCCTTAGAAGTCGATGACGAATCGCATTCTATGGAAATATGCAATGAGCTTCCTCTCGCTTTTTACGAAGCTTCTGAAAAATACCTTTCTCCTTCTGAGCTGACTATAAAGCTTGTTAAAGATACACTTGGCACTCAAGACCAATATAGAGGCCTTTTATTTACTCACCAAACCAGTTCCATAGATGCTGGCCCATTGACTACCACTTATATAAAATTTAAAGATATGGAAGAAAAGGTCGATGCCCAGCTGTCGTTGGAGAGGCGATTACGATCAGTAGACGTAAGAGACGTTGCCGAACGCATAATCCTCTCTCACTTTTTACCTGACCTCTACGGTAACCTAAGAGCATTTTCGCGCCAAAAATTTAGGTGTGTTTCGTGTAATGAAAAATACAGGCGAATACCTCTTGTTGGAAAATGCACAAAATGTGGGGATAAACTTCTTCTTACTGTTAATAGAGGAGGAATAGAAAAATACCTCGAAGTGTCAAAACGAATGATTAAGCTCTATGAGCTCCCATCCTATCTAAAACAAAGATTAGAACTTCTTGAAGACGAAATAGAAAGTATATTCGTTGATGAAAAATCAAAGCAGTCCGATTTGTCAGAATTTATGTAA